From the Elgaria multicarinata webbii isolate HBS135686 ecotype San Diego chromosome 19, rElgMul1.1.pri, whole genome shotgun sequence genome, the window GTGTAGGTGCAaggcgaacttccttagggagctcattccacagccggggtgccacagcagagaaggccctcctcctggtagccaccagcctcacttcctttggcaggggctcacacagaaggacccctgaggatgaccttcgggtccaggcaggtacatatgggaggcggcattcctttagatagcctggccccaagccttttagggctttaaatgttaataccagcactttgaatcggacccggacctggactgacaaccaatgaagctggaaacagactggcatgatgtggtctccctggccagtccctgttagcaaatgtgctgccctgttttgtaccagctgaagtttcaggaccattttcaaaggcagccccacgtataatgcattgcagtaatccagacaagagcatgaataactgtagctaggctatctctgttcagataagggcgcagttggtatatcagcctaagctgataaaaggtgctctttgccactgagttcacctgtgcctcaagtgacaatacTGGATctaagagcatccccaaactatgaacccgatcctgtagggggagtgcaaccccatccagaacagggcgaacatcacctagccagacaagtgaaccacccactaacagtacctccaccttgtctggattgaatctcaacCCTGAATGCTGGGGATACTCTCTCAGCAGTGAGGGGAAAGCCCTCTGCACAGTCCTAGAGCCACTATTGTTCCCTATTGTTTGTACAATTTTGGGAGCCGGAGAGTGACTCTTATCTCTTTAGCAGTGGCTTCTACACAGCACTCCTCAGGGGCCTCCTCCCATGGAGACCAGCAATGGAGGGCTAACTTTCCTACCCGCGGCTGCCCATCTCCTCTCTGTGTTGCTGCAAGGGAGAGTTTGGGGGAGTCCCAAATGTCCACACAGGGCCAGCACCCCACGCACAATGGTGCACGCTCAGGGGTGtgtcccagaagcctttgcgcTGTGAGAAGTCTCCATGGGAGGCGCCCGGGATTCCTCAGCGGAACACAAGCCAACAATGTGGAAACGCCCTGGGCCTTTTGAGAGGGCTCTTCTAAAAGCTGCTGCCTGTGTATGTCTCTTCTCTCAGGGTGAAGACGTGAGAGGCTGTACGATGCAGATGGAGTCTCTCTTGCACAGCGGCTATTTCCACCCTGTGCTTCGTTCCTGGCAGGCAACAGCTGCCGCCTTGGACCCCAGCCATCTCGTCTACCCCATCTTTGTCACGTGAGTGTCTTCCTGCCTTCAGGTCCTGCATGGAGGCTTCCCGGAGGCGCCTGGTCATCCATGGTGGGAGGCAAGATCTGGCCTTGACGGGCTCAGCTTTAGATCCCCAGTGCTAGAGCATTGCAGGCAGGGATCCTGTCCCGTCCTGCCCACCACAGCCCGTTCCGCCTGAGTTCCTGTGGGGGCTGTGTGGTCAGGCTCCTTTTCCCTGGCTCCaagcccacctgcctgcctctggCTCTGCTGGGCTACCGGTTTTGGCTCCTCAGTGCCTCGCTTTCAGCCTCTGCCAGCAGCATCCCCCTTGTGCCAGGCTCCTTTGACACTTCCCTCATCTCTCAACTCTTCCAGAGACAGCCCGGATGCCGTGGAGCCCATCGCCAGCCTCCCTGGCCAAGCCCGGTAAGGGATCATCTTGATCTtatcctgaccagtgctgactgGTGCAAGGGCTTTCTGGAAAAGGAGCCCTTTCTAGAGAACCCCTTGCTTGTAGATGCCACTGGAGATGGAGTCCTTCTGCTATGCTCTGGAGCTCTGGCCCTGGGGTTTCAAAGGCAAGGCCTCTTCGTGTGAGTGGGGAGTGGGTGGTTTCCACACAGCTTCCTCCCATGCTTCCCAATGCTGTCTTTTTGTGACTGCCCAGTTTCCTTGAGCAGTAGGAAGTCTTTGCACCCTTTGACTGGGCCCCTTTACTTCTGGTTGTCCTTCTGCTTACAAATCTGCAAAAGCAGGAAGGAGCTCCACTCTGTAAAAACACCACCAACTTCCCAAAGCATGCATGCTGGGCTTGTTATTGCAGTGAGCTGCAAAATGTagatttctgcctctttcattggCTATAATCCAATTCAGAACTGTTTCTCTCTGttcctctgcccacccaccccctatcaCCTGCTAAAGACTGGTTTCAGCCCCAGTTTGGCTGGTAGGAGTGTTCAGGGGCTAGGAGCCACCAGCGAGCAAGCAAGCATGTCCTAGCCATTAATGCCCATTGAAGGGCCATCTTGTTCTTTCTCCAGTTTAGTTAAATGCACAACTAACCCTGGCCATAGCCGGGGTTCATGAAGAGACGCAAGCGACTAAGCCAGGTCCAGTAGGGGCCAGTAACATTGACGTGTCCCTCTGACCAGCCCCCTGCTACCTGCTTTCTTCCTTTCAAGCCTCACTGCAGCCCCAACAGAGTTTTTTCATTCCTCAGGCTTTTAAGATTGGTTGGGCAACATAGGTGTGCGCAAAGGATGTGCTGGGcgtgcctaggcacaccctaatgtctcaagcaataaacacCAAATTGAGAGGGTCGTTGAGTAGGGAGCCACGGGGATCCAGGCGCAGTGGGGACAGCCCTCCAgcttctctgctgccaccacccctgACAGCGTGCCGTTACTCCCAGAAGCTGGAGTAAAAAGGAATCATTCTGCTGGGAGCCGCATTTTAAagtggccaggaggagggcctctgaaaGCTAGTAACACCTTGTGAGACTTTCCTCTGGCCAGTGTTACcacaagcccccccaccccatctgcaatGGGCCTCCCATGGTCAGTCAAGCTGAAcacggagtagggcatcagtgtctacagtgtttaacaaataaatgaataaaaataatgtcctttatgattaagaattcaataaatgttcaccttttaaaaatgaataaatccctgagtgcacaccgtaatgaaatgtgctgcatacACCTATGTTGGGCAATGAGTAGATTTGGGGTGCGTCATTCAGGATGGGGGAGCTGATCGGGTTGTGACGTGAGCTGGAGaaagtggtgctggtggtggagcGGGGGGCAGGGTCTTTGTCCTTTGGGTAGGAGCAGAATGGAGAAGGTCAAGATCCAGTTGGGAGTTTGCTTTCATTTCTAAATCTATGGAGAGGGTTATGCTTGGTGGCATAGGTGAAATGGCCTTGTTTTCCCAGGGCTTGAATGTGATGCCAAGCAGATCTCTGAATTGTGTCTCTGggattcatattctctctctctcttttaaactagcagcaggcttttttttttctttttttttacggTGGAGAGAAATCCAGATCAGGAATGCCGTACTGCGGGGGTGAGCAGGTGGCTTCACTGTTTCCTCCCGCATTATTTTCAATCCATTGAAAATTACTCcataaagcaattttaaaagcttctggggtgggtgggattttcgTTGGGACAGGGTTTagcttccctttccccccataCAATGATCCAAATCTCACCCTCCAAGCGTGCTCTTAgggttctgtttctgtttttgattttttaaagagaatGAGAATCCCAGTCGggctgtgtgtgtggagggtggaAAGACATGTTGAGCATCATGAGAAGTttgaacttgtgtgtgtgtgtgtgtaacacccCAAGGTTGCCAGCTGCCTTTCCACTGGGCCCTGTCCGGGGCTTTTCCTCTGAGGCCTGCAAGATAAAGGATTCCTTATGGGTGGAGCTGCTGGGCATCACTGTCTTCTCCGTGAGAGCTCCTGAGATAAAGGCCCTGTTGTGGCAGGCTGCGTCTTGGAGATGGGAGATAATGTGCTTGGGAAGGTCCCAGCCCACCGACTGGGGTGTCAGATAGGACAGGGCACTCCCTGAGTTGGGCCCTTGGCTTGCCTTGACCTGGAAAAGATTCTACAGCCCTCTTCTACTTCCTAACAAATAGAGGGGATTAGGAGGCAACCAGTAGCCCACTGTGGCAGGCTGGATTTGCTGACTGGATGGGCCATCGTGTCTAATCAATATGAAGTAGAGACTTCCACACACAGAAGCAGCATACCTCTGAATATCAGGTGATGGAGGGAAAGAGCGGGGGGTGGGTTTGCCCCCTCCCAGTCCTCTTGTGGGCTCCCTGGGGGCCTCTGTTTGGCGTCTGTGGGAAGCAGGGTGATGGATTAGAGGCATTTTGCCTGGagtcattttggactacaacatccagcgctcctggccattggccatgctggctggggatgataggaattgaagtctaaaatacctggagggtaccaggttggggaaggcggctgGTTTGATGCAGGCCACCCTGTGAGTTTTTGGCTTTCTGTTGGGTCCCTTACCTGTGGCCAGTTCCTAATGCCTCCtgacctccccacccccgctcttCTCTGCTCTGCTCATGGCCCTCCCCTCTCCCAGGTATGGCATCAACAAACTGGAGGAGATGCTGCGCCCCCTGGTGGCCGATGGACTGAAGTGCGTGCTGATTTTTGGGGTCCCAAGCAATGCTGTCAAGGTGCGGAAGGGGTGGGGTGACTCAATCCTGGGGCCTTCTGTGGACGAAACATGCACTCTGCTGCTGAGCCACAGTCTTGTTCCAGCTCCCACTGTGGCTTTTGCCAGACCAGAGGttagtttctctctcttccccgctCCACAGGACGACCGTGGCTCTGCAGCCGACGCGAAAGACACACCAGTGATCCAAGCTGTCCAGACGATCCGCTCTGTGTTCCCTGCGCTATTGACAGCCTGTGACATCTGTCTGTGCCCGTACACCTCCCACGGACACTGTGGTAAGTCCTGCTGGGCGAGGGCACAGATGAGCTATGGGAATTCTTCACACACGCACCCTTTGAGTCTGCAGTGTATCTTACATGCTACAGATAGCCCTATTCTGCAGAAGTTGTCGGTCCTGGGGAAGGCCCGAGGCCTGTCCAACCTCCTGACCCCTGGCAGTCCTGGCCCAGCTTTATGCCTGGCCCTGGCTTCTAGGGTATTTCCCATGCACATTTTgataaggctgtcagtggctactagtcctgatggctctatattgcctccagtattggaggtggGCTGCTTCTGTATGGCAGCTCCTGGGAAACATGACGGAGGGTGCCCTTGTGCTCCTTtccagcttgtgggcttcccacaggcagctggctggccactgtatgaacagaatgctggactagagaggcctttggtccaATTTGACATGGCTGTTCTGAACGTTCTTAAGGACTAGaagcttgtttttatttttttccagcatGTGGAAATGGCCTAGTAACAAGCCCACATATTGCATGGGCAATTGGGGGTTACCTTGTTCTTGCATTTGGTTCAAAGAGGCCTAGCTGGAACCCTGGATTTGGGACTGGGTGGGAAAGAGCAAACACCAGTGTCGGAATGAATCCCTCCTGAGTTTGGTGATGATGTGCCAGTGGCCCTTTGCGTTTTGACTGTTGTCCTTCCTGTTCCAGGCATCCTGCAGCGAGATGGGACCCTCCAGAATGAGGCCAGCTGCCAGAGGCTAGCTGAGGTGGCGCTGGCCTACGCCAAGGCAGGTGAGCGGCGATCCTTGCTGGGCCACCATCCTGCTGGAGTATCCAGTGAAGCTAAACTGATGAGCAGCTGACCAAAGAAAGGGCATCTCTGCTGCACGGTGCAGAATTAGATTATGGAAGTCGCTGCTACAAGATGCCCCTTGGCTGAGGCGGCTTTTTGAAAAAGAGGGCTAGGTGTCTCCGAGCGGCtgtcagtggtggcacctcagtAAGGCTCTGAAGTCCCATGTGGGGCCTCTGTATGTGGCGGCCACTGGGAGAGGCAGGATGATGGGCTGCAGGGACTCAGTTGTGGACGGATCCAGTGGCACAGGGCTGCTCATGCATTGCTTGGCTCAGCCTGTTGGGACTGGGCAGCTTCCTGGGGTTTTGAGCATGGCCTGCAGGCCGCGAGACAGCAAATGGCTGCCTGCTCACCTGCCCTCCACTGTCCTCTGCCACGTGACCTGACCCCCCACCGGTGTCACCTTCCTCCAGGCTGCCACATCGTGGCCCCCTCAGATATGATGGACGGGCGCATCCGAGCAATCAAGGAGGCCCTCATCTCCAACGACCTGGGCAATAaggtgggtgaggaggaggaggaggaggtggcggtgtCATTTTGAGGCCACCAAATGAACTCCCCCAAGCTTCATGCCAGACCCTCGTAGAGCCCCTGGAATGCCTTTCTCTGCAGGGGTGTCCGTGAACGTGGCCTCCCCACAGCCGTCCTGCAGTTGACTCTTCGTCACAGTTGTGGTGTCATTGCCAGGCCAGCTTGCGCCTCCCCCTCTTGCCAGCCATCCTGTGGCATGGAGCCCTTTGAGCACCTACTTTCTCCTGCCTTGATGGGGCTGCATTGTGGCCGCGTGACCCGTGGCATTTTCAACGTCAAGGGAGGGtttgcagcccccctccccatgtgaaTCTTTTAAGAAACCCACCCCAGGAGCCTGGTGGGCCTTCCAAGCCTCAGCCAAGCCTGGCGCCCCTCACCTCTTTCTTGCATCTGCAGGTGTCGGTCATGAGCTACAGCGCGaagtttgcttcctgcttctacGGCCCTTTCAGGTGAGGAGGGTCCAGTTGGCTCTTCCAGGCCTCCGGGCAAGGAGGGTCTCTGAATGGCCTTGTGAGCTGGGCAGTGATGCAGCACCTGGCCTGAGTTGCTGACCTTGGGTGGTCAGCCTCAGGTTGGGGATGGGCAGGGGGCGGCAGCTGGGAGACGAGGGCCATTGGATCTTCCCAGCTAGGACGAGCTCTGAGTCTCGAGGGTGTAAGCAAGGCCTCAGTCGTCCTtcgcctgcctgcttgcctgtctCCACAGTCCTGGGAGACAAGGCTGTGGAGAAGACATCATGCAAAAGCTCCCGAGCGAGTCTCGCCTTCTTATAATGTCCTCCTGTCTCTCTGGTTTCTCTAGGGATGCAGCCTTGTCCAAGCCTGCGTTTGGAGACCGGCGGTGTTACCAGCTCCCTCCAGGATCTCGGGGGCTGGCTCTGCGGGCAGTGGTAAGTCCTGCCTGGCCCTGTTCCACCTGAGAAGGGAGGCCTGTCCTCCCTCCCGAGTCCTCTTGGCTTACAGCAGTGGAAGCAGCCGAGGGGGAGGGCCTGGTGCTCTGGGGTGCCAGGGAGCCCATGGAAATCCTCCACCCTGCGGCACAGAACAGAGATCCTCTTAGTGGATTTAGCATGTCTGGGATTGGAGATTAAGGCTGAGCCTGCTGGCCAGGGGTCACTGGCTCGGCTCCTGCAACCTTGAAAGGGCCCtgtctctctttccttccctccccacttctGGCCTGCCCCACTGAGGAGCCAGTGCTGTGGTGGCAGGACCAGGCCTTTGTGGGCTCTTCAGCGGGAGTCTGAAAAACTGTTgcggtggagcacatgctttacacatTACGGGATCCGTGGGATTTCCACTTGCAGCAACTCTGGCAGTGGCCCTGGAAAacttctgtgggggggggggaaaggccattGGAGTAGGTCTGATGCGACGCGCCTGCACTCCTCTCCTGAGAGCCTTGCTTTCTTTGGGCCTGGAGCTGACAGTCCCAGGGGTGAAGCCAGCAGTTCTGTCCCAGCCTCTGTCACCTTACGCACAGCTTGCCAAAGGTGGTCTGGCCTCAGCCAGCCCAAGCAAGCCGCTCTCCCAAGAGCCTCCTGGCCTGACTTGCCCAGAGCCAAAGGGTTGGAGAGAGACAAGCGGCTCTGATGCTTGCTGGGCTGGGCTGTTAAACGGCCCCCGCTTGTTACTTTGTAGGATGTTTGTTGTGGCTGGCTGGTCTATGTTTGAGTCAGTACATGGTGGTGGCTTTGTTTTCTCGTACTTGATATTACAACTCTGAGagctgcctttattttgttacacTTTTAGTCCACTCCGTAACAGAAAGTTCTCCGTGAGGATGACATGGTTTTTATCCCTGAGCAGCATAAAAACATTCAAATCAACAATGGCAAGCTGCAACTTCCAGGTCCAGGAGCAGGATACcgctgaataccagatgctgggggtgggggtggcaagaGTGGAGGTAGCTGATGCCTGCAGGCCTCGGGACTccctttggtctgctccagccaGAGCTCTTCGTAGAGAGAGATGCTCTGCCTGGTCACCCACAGGTGATTCTTGTTCACCATAAGTGACCAGTTGAGTCACACCAAAAGAAATAGATAGTGAAGATGCATTTTAACAGGAACGGGCTTCAGCTATGGCTTGGGAGCGATACTGAGGGTCTGTGGGATTTTTCAGGTATAGGACACTGGGTTCCCCTCCTTTTACCCAGTAATAAGGAAATGTTGGTGCAACTCTGCACCACCCAACATCCTGGGCATGGGCCCAAGCGGGCAGGGCAACAAAGAAGTCAGAATCTTTTCAGTGTCCATCCCCAGAAAGTAACCAGCAGGTGGCCAGGTCCACAGGGCCACATGCCTGGGAGCCAGGCAATGGGTGTTCCACTGTGAGTTGCTTGAGCAAAGTCTTTCTCATGTGCCAATGCTGTTGCTGCACTTCGAGGGCAGGCGCCATAGCGGAGCAGTTCAGCCTCTGGTTCCAGTGAGGATGGCAGCAGCATCTCCAGATGAAAGGATCTGGGTGCAGGTGACCAGAAAGAGCCCCCCTTCCCCAACGTGGACCTGGAGGAGCCACTCAAAGGAGACCGATACTGGGCTGGGTGTCCAAGGCAGCTGGTTTCCTTTTCTCTGCTCATAGCCTACCATGTTTTTTTGTTCTGTGTTTTCTCACCCTGCAGGACCGGGACGTGCGGGAAGGAGCAGACATGCTGATGGTGAAGCCGGGAATGCCCTACCTTGACCTTGTGCGGGAAGTGAAGGACAAAGTAAGCTgccagaatggggtgggggtggcattgtCTGCCCTTTGCAGCtgctcagcagcagcagagcaacGAAAACCTGCCCTGGTCAAAGTATTAATGGGCCAGGGGTGTTTTTCAGCATCCCCACCACCCGCTGGCCATCTACCACGTCTCAGGAGAGTTTGCCATGCTGTGGCACGGAGCACAAGCTGGGGCCTTTGACCTGAAGGCTGTGGTGATGGAGGTCATGGCTGGGTTCAGGCGAGCAGGTGAGCAAGGAAGGAGTataggtggaggggtgggggtgggctgcagCGCCACAGTGACCCTGGTGACAAAGGGGTGTTTCCATTTGTGCTGATGGATTCATTCTCTTCCGTGTTGCTGGCATCACAGATGCTACACAGGCCTTGAAACGCTCCACCCACGGCCTTCAGGGCTTCATCGGATTGTACTGAAGTAGCTAAATTAAATATGCTTAGTTCTGGATGGGCAATAAAAATATGGCCTGTTCAGAAATGGTGGTGCAACTTAAAGCAAGAGGAAGAAGACCGAGAATAAAGGAAAAGTGGAGGGGAAGATGGAATACAAGGAATAAACAGAGGGAATGAAAGCAATATTAAAGgtctaaaaaaaaatgtgggaggcaAGAAAAAGTCTTCTTAAGTCAGGGCAGGGATATGAAAATAAAAGGTCAGG encodes:
- the ALAD gene encoding delta-aminolevulinic acid dehydratase is translated as MQMESLLHSGYFHPVLRSWQATAAALDPSHLVYPIFVTDSPDAVEPIASLPGQARYGINKLEEMLRPLVADGLKCVLIFGVPSNAVKDDRGSAADAKDTPVIQAVQTIRSVFPALLTACDICLCPYTSHGHCGILQRDGTLQNEASCQRLAEVALAYAKAGCHIVAPSDMMDGRIRAIKEALISNDLGNKVSVMSYSAKFASCFYGPFRDAALSKPAFGDRRCYQLPPGSRGLALRAVDRDVREGADMLMVKPGMPYLDLVREVKDKHPHHPLAIYHVSGEFAMLWHGAQAGAFDLKAVVMEVMAGFRRAGADIIITYYVPQLLQWLKADRA